The following proteins are co-located in the Malus sylvestris chromosome 13, drMalSylv7.2, whole genome shotgun sequence genome:
- the LOC126597332 gene encoding transcription factor MYB108-like, translating into MDMAKGSRGCNSPSSQVSAEILNETGSHDHEEAEDQMMDLRRGPWTVEEDLALMNYIANHGEGRWNSLARCAGLKRTGKSCRLRWLNYLRPDVRRGNISLEEQLLILELHSRWGNRWSKIAQHLPGRTDNEIKNYWRTRVQKHAKQLKCDVNSKQFKDTMRYLWMPRLVERIQAAAATSTATNATATNSSIAAPATTHHFNNNINNNFQSSAQMLLQPSHHHFGVSSHSQLTPSYSTPENSSTAASSDSFGTQVSPVSDLTDYYTPTTAAAAISVNNNPTPDNSYFVQANHQVGTYDNYPGYFGNQGFGLEHFQNMDEQNNNDQWGTVDSGDISDNLWNVEDMWFLQQQLSNI; encoded by the exons ATGGACATGGCGAAAGGAAGCAGAGGCTGCAACAGCCCATCGTCACAAGTCTCGGCAGAAATCCTCAATGAAACTGGCTCTCATGATCATGAGGAAGCTGAGGATCAGATGATGGACCTGCGAAGAGGGCCTTGGACTGTTGAGGAAGACCTAGCTCTCATGAATTACATTGCTAACCACGGCGAAGGCCGCTGGAACTCCCTCGCTCGCTGCGCAG GTCTGAAAAGAACTGGAAAGAGCTGCAGATTGCGGTGGCTCAACTATCTCCGCCCTGATGTCCGTCGTGGTAACATCAGTCTTGAAGAACAGCTTTTGATTCTGGAACTTCATTCTCGCTGGGGTAACAG ATGGTCGAAAATTGCACAGCACTTGCCAGGAAGGACTGACAATGAGATAAAAAACTATTGGAGGACCCGTGTCCAAAAACATGCCAAGCAACTCAAATGTGATGTCAACAGCAAGCAGTTCAAGGACACCATGAGATACCTCTGGATGCCTAGATTGGTCGAAAGAATCCAAGCCGCCGCGGCCACCTCCACTGCCACTAACGCCACCGCCACTAATTCCTCTATCGCTGCCCCAGCTACCACTCACCACTTCAACAACAACATTAACAACAACTTCCaatcatcagcacaaatgtTATTACAGCCAAGTCACCATCACTTCGGGGTTTCATCACACTCCCAACTCACACCGAGTTACAGTACCCCGGAGAATTCTAGTACAGCGGCCTCATCGGACTCGTTTGGGACTCAGGTATCACCTGTTTCCGACCTCACTGATTATTACACCCCTACTACTGCTGCTGCGGCTATCTCGGTTAACAATAACCCTACCCCGGATAATAGTTACTTCGTCCAGGCCAATCATCAAGTTGGTACTTACGACAACTACCCGGGGTACTTCGGTAATCAAGGGTTCGGATTAGAACATTTCCAAAACATGGACGAGCAAAACAACAATGATCAGTGGGGCACTGTGGACAGTGGGGACATATCGGACAATTTGTGGAATGTTGAGGACATGTGGTTCTTACAACAGCAGCTCAGCAACATTTGA